In one Saimiri boliviensis isolate mSaiBol1 chromosome 3, mSaiBol1.pri, whole genome shotgun sequence genomic region, the following are encoded:
- the LOC120363564 gene encoding LOW QUALITY PROTEIN: target of Nesh-SH3-like (The sequence of the model RefSeq protein was modified relative to this genomic sequence to represent the inferred CDS: inserted 1 base in 1 codon; substituted 1 base at 1 genomic stop codon), whose translation MNHKSSSFMSSDVTLYSGSMDEQRSVLPAGVEGGIWSKIFNHKTVVGSKKVNGKIQSTYDQEHTXPAYVPRKLIPITIIKQVIQNVTQKASGKSPEKSSHGRIHLIIPGLNETTVKLPASLRFEISDALKTQLAKNETLALPAESKTPEVETNPARPTTVTPETVPRTAKPTMPSKLDVSETTLVLSKRTSGTLQTIRIPQFELPLSTLVPKSLPEFPEAKTPFPFEKPGGTLASSEKPWIVPTAKTSDNSKVLRPQTATYDVFSSPMTSEEPEISESYTATTDRILDSVPPKTSRTLEQPRATLAPSEIPFVPQNLEIFTSPETQPTTPAPQQTTSIPSTPKRRPRPKPPRTKPERTASAGTITPKISKSPEPTWTTPSPSKTQSISLKPKTRLSPEVTHTKPAPEPQTPLPSESTVGPETLGTKPSTTALAPRKTXTPGRRPRQRPRPKTTSSPDVPAFKLGKCDIRVPVNVGGGIWQLPG comes from the exons GTGTGGAAGGTGGAATTTGGAGCAAGATTTTCAATCACAAAACTGTTGTTGGAAGTAAAAAAGTAAATGGGAAAATCCAAAGTACCTATGACCAAGAACACA TGCCAGCCTATGTCCCAAGGAAGCTAATCCCAATAACAATCATCAAGCAAGTGATTCAGAATGTTACTCAGAAGGCTTCAGGTAAGTCCCCAGAAAAAAGCTCCCATGGGAGGA TCCATCTAATTATTCCAGGTCTTAATGAAACTACTGTAAAACTTCCTGCATCCCTAAGGTTTGAGATTTCAGATGCACTCAAGACCCAATTAGCTAAGAATGAAACCTTGGCATTACCTGCCGAATCTAAAACACCAGAGGTTGAAACAAACCCAGCACGGCCCACAACAGTGACTCCTGAAACAGTTCCAAGAACCGCTAAACCCACTATGCCTAGTAAATTAGATGTTTCAGAAACAACACTGGTGCTCAGCAAAAGGACCTCCGGAACATTGCAAACTATTCGAATACCTCAGTTTGAATTGCCACTGAGCACTCTAGTTCCAAAAAGTCTTCCAGAATTTCCTGAGGCAAAAACACCCTTTCCTTTTGAGAAACCTGGGGGCACCTTGGCTTCAAGTGAAAAGCCATGGATCGTGCCTACAGCTAAAACATCTGACAATTCCAAAGTTCTGCGGCCTCAAACTGCAACTTATGACGTTTTCTCAAGCCCTATGACATCAGAAGAGCCTGAGATTTCAGAGTCCTATACAGCAACAACTGACCGTATTCTGGATTCTGTCCCACCTAAAACTTCTAGAACTCTTGAACAGCCAAGGGCAACATTGGCTCCAAGTGAAATACCGTTTGTTCCTCAAAATCTGGAAATCTTCACCAGTCCTGAAACGCAGCCTACGACACCTGCTCCCCAGCAAACTACATCTATTCCTTCTACACCAAAACGGCGCCCCAGACCCAAACCGCCAAGAACCAAACCTGAAAGGACCGCTAGTGCTGGAACAATTACACCTAAAATTTCCAAAAGCCCCGAACCTACATGGACAACACCGTCTCCCAGTAAAACACAGTCTATTTCTTTGAAACCAAAAACCCGTCTCAGCCCAGAAGTGACACACACCAAACCTGCCCCAGAACCTCAGACTCCACTGCCGTCAGAGTCAACGGTAGGACCTGAAACACTGGGAACGAAACCTTCAACAACAGCATTAGCACCACGAAAGACCTAAACACCAGGTCGTCGCCCCCGCCAGCGTCCCCGCCCTAAAACCACATCTAGTCCAGATGTGCCCGCGTTCAAACTGGGTAAATGTGATATTCGCGTTCCAGTTAATGTAGGAGGTGGAATATGGCAGCTTCCGGGTTAG